The genomic DNA AGAAGAAATTGATAAAGACATTGGATTTTCCAAAGTTGAAATCACTTTTTGTAAAAATTTACCCTACATTTTTTATGCTTTAAATACCTATTTTTATTTTTTGCATTTTCTAAATTGTACAAAGTCTTCCTTTGTTTTTTCATGACCCTACTTTTGCAGTAGGCCTACTAGATAAGAGCAGACTCAACAGATGCTTACATGCTATAGGAGAACAAATAACCCTACTATTTTTAGAGCTAAGACGAAGGACCAAACAAGTAGCTCTCTTCAAGTGTTTATTGTAGGCCTTTTCCTATAGCTGTTTGTGGCAGTATTTGTGTTGGTACAGGTAAGTTAGTACGAGGTAATGTTTATAGAAGTTGGCAAGCTAACATACTTAGATGCTTTTATGGCATACAAATACAGTTACTAGAATACCTATTGAGCTCTCACTTATGGCAGTCGAGCATAATAGAAGGGTTATACTAATTATGCTTTTTTGCCTACTAGAAGTGTGGTATTTGCTAACTTAGCTTGTATCAACTATCTGACAGGAGATATATTAGCTGGTAAAGGAGCTATGTTTTACTCCGAAAGTAAAGCCAATGTTTATCAGAAGAATGCTGCTTGTCTAGCTTATTTTAAAAAGCACATGCGAAAAATAATAGAGGCTATTATTAGCAGTATCAAAGCTGTCTTCTTAAGAAAGGTGCATGCTGTTATCTTTAGAATCTTCCCGAGCAAAATACTCTTGTTTTTACTAGCTTTTCAGGCCAATAAATCTTTTCTTAATTAGCAACTTGGGTTAGTTAGTAATTACCAAGCAATATCCTTCAACTATAAATGTCAAATTTAACCAATTGATACAATTATGTGCTACAAATTACTTATTAATAGACTGCTGTTAACCATGCTAGTATGTACAACCATTAATTATGTAAAAGCTAGACCATCTCATAATATAAGCCAACCCTCTTTTGGGATAAAATTGGGAATAAGTTTTAACAGAACTAATATGAGCCAAAATATACAAAAGAGGGTTTTAAATTGGCAAAAAATTACCGTAAGTTCTGGAAATATTTTCTGGATTATGGGTGGACTAACTGGAGAATATCCATTTACATACCAATTTGCTGCAGCTATAGAAATAATATATGAGAGAAAAGGTTGCCAGCAACTTCAATTAAGACGATATGAAGAAAGTATTTCATTACCTATATTACTTAAATATTATCCTAAATCCATAAAAAAAGGAGTTAACCTACAACTAGGAATTCAGCCTAGCTTGGTCTTATCTAAAAGATATTTTCGATTAGAAATAGATAATTCAAAAAAAACGGAAATAAAAGAAGAAGATTTAGAGAATGAGGAGATAACGAGATCATTTGATTTAGCAATTATTGGTGGCATAGAATATGCTTTCAAAAATGGCTTAAAGTTAGGTACTCGTGTAAGCATGGGAATTTTAGACCGGTACAATGCTAAAGGACAAGACCGGGTTGCTACAACTTATTCAGCAGGAAACCAACTTTATATAGGGTATAATATTGCACAATGGTTTTAAGTTTTAAATATTTTTATTAAAAAGTTAATAATACTTTTAGTTTCTTTTTAATTCTTTTAAATATACTATTTACTATCAATTAAACTTTTTCATCTTAGCTTATATCTATATACTATAATCTTTCCTAGCTATTGAGTAAGAAGAGCGAAATAACCAGCATTATTATATAGGCTTATATTAATAGTTGCTACTATGTAGTTTATAGCCACTGGTTATTTTACTTGGGAGGCTAATCTCACTACTATTATATTGAAGTCAAAAAAATTGCACCATAAATAACACATAAAAGAGGCTACTACAAAGTAAAATGAGCCCCCGAGCAGATTTACTATAACTGAAACTTATACCCTCTGTATAAAAGCTGGTTATACTTAGACAAAATTGCATTATTTAAGCAATTTATCCAAAGTCAAAGTATTCATCGGTAGATAACTCCTTAGCCTGTTTGGGAGCAGCGTTTCCTTGTAAAATATCTCCTAAAATAGTACCCTGCCTTTTAAGATTCTCTTTAATATTTAATTTAAATAATGAATTACCATAGCGTAAAGCGTAGTTCTGTGTGGTACCTTCTAATTTTAAATATAAATTAAGGCCTGCTAGTGCCTCCTCATTAATTTCAGGCATTTGCCTTCTTATCTCTTCTGAATTAGCATTTCTCAGGGGTACCACTAAGTTATAAGCTATTTTCCCATCAAATGTATGAGTACCAG from Candidatus Amoebophilus asiaticus 5a2 includes the following:
- a CDS encoding porin family protein gives rise to the protein MLVCTTINYVKARPSHNISQPSFGIKLGISFNRTNMSQNIQKRVLNWQKITVSSGNIFWIMGGLTGEYPFTYQFAAAIEIIYERKGCQQLQLRRYEESISLPILLKYYPKSIKKGVNLQLGIQPSLVLSKRYFRLEIDNSKKTEIKEEDLENEEITRSFDLAIIGGIEYAFKNGLKLGTRVSMGILDRYNAKGQDRVATTYSAGNQLYIGYNIAQWF